One segment of Deinococcus sp. Leaf326 DNA contains the following:
- a CDS encoding S41 family peptidase, with protein sequence MPTPRRALLLALLSLPLAGGALASPATDLYSAATRAVNDSYYGWATQNFSLLAGEYAQKLSDRCAPQGEACDYATGRAVLGDLFKTFGDDHTNVRDPEGAERLREISQNLAVQRTGLRAVRAEGGLLVVSVSPGSPAERAGLRRFDLLETVQGQAAGRRDGQSAPVGPNEFVRLERASEPIEVTVRRAGAPAQTFSLITARLQARDVPTLSWAGADGKVAVIDFPTFLPDDSARQFLARVREAQAAGARALVVDLRYNGGGSLNQCVAAASIYGPVVYKTQFRVGGFTYTGLNGEEGRYLDTLFAGPDMRVWTGPSAVLVGPNTASCAEVFSVYAQRAGARVVGETTRGVGNSGVVFQNLPDGGVLAVTVLRAYGRDDQPLPERMTPELAAATDLDALITRGEDTVLNVALGTLAPAAHK encoded by the coding sequence GTGCCCACGCCGCGCCGCGCCCTCCTGCTGGCCCTGCTCTCCCTGCCGCTGGCAGGGGGCGCCCTCGCCAGTCCGGCCACCGACCTCTACAGCGCGGCCACGCGGGCGGTGAACGACAGCTACTACGGGTGGGCCACGCAGAATTTCAGTCTGCTGGCCGGCGAGTACGCTCAGAAGCTCTCGGACCGCTGCGCGCCGCAGGGTGAGGCCTGCGACTACGCCACCGGTCGCGCGGTGCTGGGGGACCTGTTCAAGACTTTTGGGGACGACCACACGAACGTGCGCGACCCCGAGGGCGCCGAGCGGCTGCGTGAGATCTCCCAGAACCTCGCTGTGCAGCGTACCGGTCTGCGCGCCGTGCGTGCCGAGGGCGGCCTTCTGGTCGTGTCGGTCTCGCCCGGCAGCCCGGCCGAACGCGCGGGCCTGCGCCGTTTCGACCTCCTGGAGACCGTTCAGGGGCAGGCGGCGGGCCGGCGGGACGGGCAGAGCGCGCCGGTCGGCCCGAACGAGTTCGTGCGGCTCGAACGCGCCAGCGAGCCCATTGAGGTGACGGTGCGGCGGGCCGGCGCGCCCGCCCAGACCTTCAGCCTGATCACTGCCCGTCTCCAGGCCCGCGACGTGCCGACGCTGAGCTGGGCAGGCGCGGACGGCAAGGTGGCCGTCATCGACTTCCCCACCTTCTTGCCCGACGACTCGGCGCGGCAGTTCCTGGCGCGGGTGCGTGAGGCGCAGGCGGCCGGGGCCCGCGCCCTGGTGGTGGACCTGCGCTACAACGGCGGCGGCAGTCTGAACCAGTGTGTGGCGGCCGCGAGCATCTACGGCCCGGTGGTCTACAAGACGCAGTTCCGGGTGGGCGGCTTCACCTACACCGGCCTGAACGGAGAAGAGGGCCGGTATCTCGATACGCTGTTCGCCGGGCCGGACATGCGGGTCTGGACCGGGCCCTCGGCGGTACTTGTCGGCCCGAACACGGCCTCGTGCGCCGAGGTGTTCAGCGTGTATGCGCAGCGTGCCGGGGCGCGCGTGGTGGGGGAGACGACTAGGGGCGTGGGCAACAGCGGCGTGGTGTTTCAGAACCTGCCCGACGGCGGCGTGCTGGCCGTGACGGTGCTGCGGGCCTACGGCCGCGACGATCAGCCCCTGCCGGAACGCATGACGCCCGAGCTCGCGGCGGCGACCGACCTGGACGCCCTGATCACGCGCGGTGAGGACACGGTCCTGAACGTGGCCCTGGGGACCCTGGCGCCGGCGGCGCACAAATGA
- a CDS encoding fumarylacetoacetate hydrolase family protein has protein sequence MQLVRVLDQETARWGQLEGATVHFTQGMGGARDGSSAPLDTLTLLAPAEAGKVVCVGRNYLDHIRELGNDTAGLPQEPGIFLKGANTLAEPGGVVEYPAWTENFHFEGELALVIGQRARDLKPDTALAAVLGYTCALDLTARDLQKTDLQWFRAKAADRFCPLGPWLETDLNPTDLRVQTRVNGQTRQDGRTSLMIFDVVQILVYITRYVTLEPGDVVLTGTPEGVGPLSRGDTVEVEVEGVGILRTLIG, from the coding sequence ATGCAACTCGTCAGGGTACTCGATCAGGAAACGGCGCGCTGGGGTCAACTCGAGGGTGCGACGGTGCATTTTACGCAGGGCATGGGCGGCGCGCGTGACGGCTCCTCGGCGCCGCTGGATACTCTCACGCTGCTGGCTCCCGCCGAAGCGGGCAAGGTCGTATGTGTGGGGCGCAACTACCTCGACCACATCCGCGAACTGGGCAACGACACGGCCGGGCTGCCGCAGGAGCCGGGCATCTTCCTCAAGGGGGCCAACACGCTGGCCGAGCCGGGCGGCGTCGTCGAGTACCCGGCGTGGACCGAGAACTTTCACTTCGAGGGCGAACTCGCGCTTGTGATCGGGCAGCGGGCCCGCGACCTCAAGCCCGATACCGCTCTGGCCGCCGTGCTGGGCTACACCTGCGCGCTGGACCTGACGGCCCGCGACCTCCAGAAGACCGACCTCCAGTGGTTCCGGGCCAAGGCCGCCGACCGTTTCTGCCCCCTGGGGCCGTGGCTGGAGACCGACCTGAACCCCACCGACCTGCGTGTGCAGACCCGCGTGAACGGCCAGACGCGTCAGGACGGCCGGACCAGTCTCATGATCTTCGACGTGGTGCAGATCCTCGTGTACATCACCCGGTACGTCACGCTGGAGCCGGGCGACGTGGTGCTGACCGGCACGCCCGAGGGCGTCGGGCCGCTCTCGCGCGGTGATACGGTCGAGGTCGAGGTCGAGGGTGTGGGCATCCTGCGGACCCTGATCGGCTGA
- a CDS encoding serine/threonine-protein kinase, whose protein sequence is MSPAPHLDVTQPRLLYRSGGLRCEGASWRRRPVFIKTRESHSPATVRRFWQEGEIASRVCHPLVVPLLVRTATQLVYPWIEGRSLRDLLEQGPLSPDEATSVAWGILEALAYLHGRGITHHDLKPENVMLEGGRAEAGAVRLIDFGMSHLQDLPDGAENLRMGTPQFMAPEQFGGVRGDPRSDLYSVGALLFDCVAGEPPHKDALAWLLGRTQPDPELPGPDALHTFFGRTLQRDPARRTAEIRELQACLNRARGLLGLPELSAQDVLGLPDLPWR, encoded by the coding sequence ATGTCGCCCGCCCCTCATCTGGACGTGACCCAGCCCCGGCTGCTCTACCGCAGCGGCGGCCTGCGCTGTGAAGGGGCGAGCTGGCGCCGGCGACCGGTCTTCATCAAGACACGCGAGAGCCACTCGCCTGCTACGGTCCGCCGCTTCTGGCAGGAGGGCGAGATCGCCTCGCGGGTATGTCATCCCCTGGTTGTGCCCCTGCTCGTCCGCACAGCTACCCAGCTCGTCTATCCCTGGATCGAGGGCCGGAGCCTGCGGGACCTGCTCGAACAGGGTCCGTTGTCCCCAGACGAGGCCACCTCTGTCGCCTGGGGCATTCTCGAAGCCCTGGCGTATCTGCACGGCCGCGGGATCACGCACCATGACCTCAAGCCCGAGAACGTGATGCTGGAGGGGGGCCGCGCGGAGGCGGGGGCCGTGCGCCTCATCGATTTCGGCATGAGCCACCTTCAGGACCTGCCGGACGGCGCCGAAAACCTGCGGATGGGCACGCCGCAGTTCATGGCGCCCGAGCAGTTCGGGGGGGTGCGCGGCGACCCGCGCAGCGACCTGTACTCGGTCGGCGCCCTGCTGTTCGACTGCGTGGCGGGCGAGCCGCCCCACAAGGACGCCCTGGCGTGGCTGCTGGGCCGGACCCAGCCCGACCCCGAGCTGCCCGGCCCGGACGCGCTGCACACCTTTTTTGGACGCACGCTGCAGCGCGACCCGGCGAGGCGCACGGCCGAGATCCGGGAGTTGCAGGCGTGCCTGAACCGGGCGCGGGGCCTGCTGGGCCTGCCGGAGCTGTCGGCGCAGGACGTGCTGGGCCTGCCGGACCTGCCATGGCGATAA
- the holA gene encoding DNA polymerase III subunit delta has translation MAIIAFTGNRFLADETLRDTLRARGFSPRDFPRLGGEDVSAEQLGPHLSPGLFGDGGVVVDFEGLKPDKALLELLAGAAVTVAILDEVPPATRLKLYEKSGEVIVSPAPSKPGDVTGWVVARAKKQKLALDPAAAAYLAEVFGADLAGIAGELNKLTLLDGPLGREEVARVVGREPPGDSFAMLGAATAGRPGEALTQLRRLLASGEDPFRLMGAVVWQYSLIARCVALLQEEGRMTETTAATRLGAKPYPVKKALEVARRLNESKIRGHLTRILDADLAMKRGQDAGAALERLIIQLSV, from the coding sequence ATGGCGATAATCGCCTTCACTGGCAACCGCTTTCTGGCCGACGAGACGCTGCGCGACACCCTCCGGGCGCGGGGGTTCTCGCCCCGAGACTTTCCCCGCCTGGGCGGCGAGGACGTGAGCGCCGAGCAGCTTGGTCCCCACCTGTCGCCGGGGCTGTTCGGAGACGGCGGCGTGGTCGTGGACTTCGAGGGCCTCAAGCCCGACAAGGCGCTGCTGGAACTGCTTGCGGGTGCGGCGGTGACGGTCGCCATTCTCGACGAGGTGCCGCCCGCCACGCGCCTGAAGCTCTACGAGAAATCGGGCGAGGTCATCGTGTCGCCCGCGCCCAGCAAACCCGGCGACGTAACCGGCTGGGTCGTGGCCCGAGCCAAAAAGCAGAAGCTGGCGCTGGACCCCGCCGCCGCCGCCTATCTGGCCGAAGTGTTCGGCGCCGACCTCGCAGGCATCGCGGGCGAGCTGAACAAGCTGACCCTCCTTGACGGGCCACTGGGCCGCGAAGAGGTGGCCCGTGTGGTGGGCCGCGAGCCACCCGGCGACTCCTTCGCCATGCTGGGCGCTGCGACGGCGGGCCGGCCTGGCGAGGCCCTGACCCAGCTGCGGCGCCTGCTCGCCTCGGGCGAGGACCCCTTCCGGCTGATGGGCGCGGTCGTGTGGCAGTACAGCCTGATCGCGCGCTGCGTGGCCCTGCTTCAGGAAGAAGGCCGGATGACCGAGACGACCGCCGCCACCCGCCTGGGCGCCAAACCCTACCCGGTCAAGAAGGCGCTGGAGGTCGCGCGCCGATTGAACGAAAGTAAGATTCGCGGCCACCTGACCCGCATCCTCGACGCTGACCTCGCCATGAAGCGCGGCCAGGACGCAGGCGCGGCGCTCGAACGCCTCATCATCCAGCTCAGCGTGTAA
- a CDS encoding acyl-CoA dehydrogenase family protein, whose amino-acid sequence MEFTLSDEQRQLQQLARDFARREIIPVAAEYDRKEELPWPVVDKAFEVGLLNTAIPEHAGGLGLGMLDECLIGEELAYGCMGIYTVLMASELGITPLLVGATPEQQKRFLGPMTEKASLAAFALSEPGNGSDAANMQTTAVLDGDEWVINGTKMWISNGGVAEITVVFATTERGGGHAATVALVVPKDAPGFSYHKIGHKMGQRASLTSELVFENVRVPRENQLGGLGDGFRIAMKTLDKTRIPVAAGSVGIARRALDESVKYAKEREAFGKPISSFQGVSFKLAEMAMGIETGRLMYQKAAWLVDEGQPHGFESAIAKAYCSDMAFSAANEAIQVHGGYGYVGEYPVEKLLRDVKLNQIYEGTNEIQRVVISRTLLK is encoded by the coding sequence ATGGAGTTTACGCTGTCCGATGAACAACGTCAGTTGCAACAGCTCGCGCGCGATTTCGCCCGCCGCGAGATCATCCCGGTGGCGGCCGAGTACGACCGCAAGGAAGAGCTGCCGTGGCCCGTGGTGGACAAGGCCTTCGAGGTCGGGCTGCTGAACACCGCCATCCCCGAACATGCAGGCGGCCTGGGCCTGGGGATGCTCGACGAGTGCCTGATCGGTGAGGAGCTCGCCTACGGCTGCATGGGCATCTATACGGTGCTGATGGCCTCCGAACTCGGCATCACGCCGCTGCTCGTGGGCGCGACGCCTGAGCAGCAGAAGCGCTTTCTCGGGCCGATGACCGAGAAGGCCAGCCTCGCCGCCTTCGCGCTTTCGGAGCCGGGCAACGGGTCGGACGCCGCCAACATGCAGACCACGGCGGTCCTCGACGGCGACGAGTGGGTCATCAACGGCACGAAGATGTGGATCTCCAACGGGGGCGTGGCCGAGATCACGGTCGTCTTCGCCACGACCGAGCGCGGCGGCGGACATGCCGCGACCGTGGCGCTCGTGGTGCCCAAAGACGCGCCCGGATTCTCGTATCACAAGATCGGACACAAGATGGGCCAGCGCGCCTCCCTGACCTCGGAACTCGTGTTCGAGAATGTCCGTGTGCCGCGCGAAAACCAGCTGGGCGGCCTGGGCGACGGCTTCCGCATCGCCATGAAGACGCTCGATAAGACGCGCATTCCGGTTGCGGCTGGCTCGGTGGGCATCGCCCGGCGCGCGCTGGACGAGAGCGTGAAGTACGCCAAGGAGCGCGAGGCCTTCGGCAAGCCGATTTCGAGCTTTCAGGGCGTGAGCTTCAAACTCGCCGAGATGGCGATGGGCATCGAGACCGGCCGCCTGATGTACCAGAAGGCCGCGTGGCTGGTAGACGAGGGTCAACCGCACGGGTTCGAGAGTGCGATCGCCAAGGCGTACTGCTCGGACATGGCCTTCAGCGCCGCCAACGAGGCGATTCAGGTTCACGGCGGTTACGGCTACGTGGGCGAGTACCCGGTCGAGAAACTGCTGCGCGACGTGAAGCTCAACCAGATCTACGAGGGCACGAACGAGATCCAGCGGGTCGTCATCAGCCGGACGCTGCTGAAGTAA
- a CDS encoding transglutaminase family protein produces the protein MAPHDAETAPIDRPVRVRAGFSLTFDVPFPTPMLFVVQPQSRLGATGTRQRIVDQRPLGAAQGIHTYTDAHGNLVWRILAQPGVFTIGHDLIAEVSRVPDPILPGLRKMRVEELPDETIGYLLPSRYVDSDLVSAEAWERFGHIQGGWAQVQAICDHLQDQCVYGYGSNSSTTAKQALDSGRAVCRDFAHMGVAFCRALNIPARYVCGYMPDIDIVPDPVPMDFHAWFEAFLDGEWRTFDARHNKPRTGRVLIAQGRDASDVAFSTTFGSARLTQMKVWADETDEANTLDIEPNPRIF, from the coding sequence ATGGCCCCGCACGATGCAGAGACTGCCCCGATTGACCGCCCCGTTCGTGTTCGTGCAGGCTTCTCCCTGACTTTCGATGTTCCCTTTCCCACGCCGATGCTCTTCGTCGTGCAGCCCCAGAGCCGTCTCGGCGCGACCGGCACCCGCCAGCGCATCGTCGACCAGAGGCCTCTGGGCGCGGCGCAGGGCATCCACACCTACACCGACGCGCACGGCAACCTTGTCTGGCGCATCCTGGCCCAGCCGGGCGTCTTCACCATCGGCCACGACCTGATCGCGGAGGTGAGCCGCGTGCCCGACCCCATCCTGCCGGGTCTGCGCAAGATGCGCGTCGAGGAACTGCCTGACGAGACCATCGGCTACCTGCTGCCGAGCCGCTACGTGGACAGCGACCTCGTGAGCGCCGAGGCCTGGGAGCGGTTCGGGCATATCCAGGGCGGCTGGGCGCAGGTGCAGGCCATCTGCGACCATCTGCAGGACCAGTGCGTGTACGGTTACGGCTCGAACTCCAGCACCACCGCCAAGCAGGCGCTCGACAGCGGCCGGGCGGTGTGCCGCGACTTCGCGCATATGGGCGTGGCGTTCTGCCGCGCGCTGAACATTCCGGCCCGCTACGTGTGCGGGTACATGCCCGACATCGACATCGTGCCCGACCCCGTGCCGATGGATTTTCACGCCTGGTTCGAGGCGTTCCTCGACGGCGAGTGGCGCACCTTCGACGCGCGCCACAACAAGCCGCGTACCGGCCGCGTCCTGATCGCCCAGGGCCGCGACGCTTCCGACGTGGCCTTCTCGACCACTTTCGGCAGCGCCCGCCTCACCCAGATGAAGGTCTGGGCCGACGAGACGGACGAGGCCAATACCCTGGACATCGAGCCGAACCCGCGCATCTTCTGA
- a CDS encoding thioredoxin domain-containing protein, producing the protein MNRLAQESSPYLRQHAGNPVDWWPWSPEAFAEARRRDVPVLLSVGYSTCHWCHVMAHESFENEATAAQMNAGFVNIKVDREERPDIDAVYMAATQALTGQGGWPMTVFLTPDAEPFYAGTYFPPREGLGMASFGRVMGSVSGAWATQRDKMLGNAQALTAHIQEASAPRRSDEALPENAAELAVEHLRRVYDADLGGFGGAPKFPAPTTLDFLLTQPGGRDMALHTLRRMGVGGIHDQLGGGFHRYSVDAQWLVPHFEKMLYDNAQLTRTLLRAYQASGDGAFAALARSTLNYLEREMLSAEGGFFSAQDADTPTEHGGVEGLTFTWTPAEFRAALGDGEDADLALRAYGVTETGNFLDPHQPEYGRRSVLHLPTPLEQLARDLGPTLGEDVPARLEAARTHLLAVRQTRTQPGTDDKVLTSWNGLALAAFADAARVLGDAKYLEVARRNAEFVRRELRLPDGTLRHTYKDGQARVEGLLEDHALYALGLVALFQAGGDLAHLNWARELWTVGRRDFWDDRAGVFHSAGGRAEPLLTRQAQGFDSAVLSDNAAAALLALWVDRYFGDTEALDIARRTVQSFAGDMLAATGGFGGLWQAAAFLEAPHTELAILGTPAERAPLERAAARHFLPFTALAFTGAGGDLPVLEARPGGGQAYVCVDRACQLPTPDPATLERQLGVLAGR; encoded by the coding sequence ATGAACCGCCTCGCTCAGGAATCCAGCCCGTATCTGCGCCAGCACGCCGGGAACCCGGTGGACTGGTGGCCCTGGTCGCCGGAGGCCTTCGCGGAAGCCCGGCGCCGCGACGTGCCGGTCCTACTCTCAGTGGGCTACTCGACCTGTCACTGGTGCCACGTCATGGCGCACGAGAGCTTCGAGAACGAGGCGACCGCCGCGCAGATGAACGCCGGCTTCGTGAACATCAAGGTGGACCGCGAGGAGCGCCCCGACATCGACGCGGTGTATATGGCGGCCACGCAGGCCCTGACCGGCCAGGGCGGCTGGCCCATGACCGTGTTCCTGACGCCGGACGCCGAGCCCTTCTATGCGGGCACCTACTTTCCACCGCGCGAAGGTCTGGGGATGGCCAGCTTCGGGCGCGTGATGGGCAGCGTGAGCGGCGCATGGGCCACCCAGCGCGACAAGATGCTCGGCAACGCGCAGGCCCTCACCGCCCACATCCAGGAGGCGAGCGCGCCGCGCCGGAGCGACGAAGCGCTGCCTGAGAACGCGGCCGAACTGGCCGTCGAGCACCTGCGCCGCGTGTACGACGCCGACCTCGGCGGCTTCGGGGGGGCGCCCAAGTTTCCCGCCCCCACCACGCTGGACTTTCTACTCACACAGCCGGGCGGGCGCGACATGGCGCTGCACACCCTGCGGCGCATGGGTGTGGGAGGCATCCACGACCAGCTCGGCGGGGGCTTTCACCGCTATAGCGTGGACGCGCAGTGGCTCGTGCCGCATTTCGAGAAGATGCTCTACGATAACGCGCAGCTCACGCGCACTCTGCTGCGGGCCTACCAGGCCAGTGGAGACGGGGCCTTCGCCGCCCTCGCCCGCAGCACTCTGAACTATCTGGAACGCGAGATGCTCTCGGCCGAGGGCGGTTTCTTCAGCGCCCAGGACGCCGATACACCCACCGAACACGGCGGCGTGGAGGGCCTGACCTTCACCTGGACCCCGGCCGAATTCCGCGCCGCGCTGGGCGACGGCGAGGACGCCGACCTCGCGCTACGGGCCTACGGCGTGACCGAGACGGGCAACTTTCTCGACCCCCACCAGCCGGAGTACGGGCGCCGGAGCGTGCTGCACCTGCCGACGCCCTTGGAGCAGCTGGCTCGCGACCTCGGGCCGACGCTGGGTGAGGACGTGCCCGCACGGCTGGAAGCGGCCCGCACCCACCTTCTCGCCGTGCGGCAGACCCGCACGCAGCCCGGGACCGACGACAAGGTGCTGACCTCTTGGAACGGGCTGGCGCTGGCGGCCTTCGCGGACGCGGCGCGTGTCCTGGGCGACGCCAAGTATCTGGAGGTGGCCCGCCGGAACGCCGAATTCGTGCGCCGTGAACTGCGGCTGCCCGACGGCACCCTGCGCCACACCTACAAGGACGGACAGGCGCGGGTCGAGGGCCTGCTCGAAGACCACGCGCTGTACGCGCTGGGGCTGGTCGCGCTGTTCCAGGCGGGCGGCGACCTCGCGCACCTGAACTGGGCGCGCGAACTGTGGACCGTGGGGCGGCGGGACTTCTGGGACGACAGGGCCGGGGTTTTTCACAGCGCGGGCGGCCGGGCCGAGCCCCTGCTCACGCGGCAGGCGCAGGGCTTCGATTCGGCGGTCCTGTCGGACAACGCGGCGGCGGCCCTGCTCGCCCTGTGGGTGGACCGCTATTTCGGGGATACGGAGGCCCTGGACATCGCCCGGCGCACCGTCCAGAGCTTCGCGGGCGACATGCTGGCGGCCACTGGGGGCTTCGGCGGGCTGTGGCAGGCGGCGGCCTTCCTGGAGGCCCCACACACCGAACTGGCGATCCTGGGTACGCCGGCCGAGCGCGCGCCGCTGGAACGGGCAGCGGCACGGCACTTCCTGCCCTTCACGGCGCTGGCCTTCACCGGGGCGGGCGGCGACCTGCCGGTGCTGGAGGCGCGCCCCGGCGGCGGGCAGGCCTACGTGTGTGTAGACCGCGCCTGCCAGTTGCCGACCCCCGACCCGGCCACACTCGAACGGCAGCTCGGGGTACTCGCCGGTCGCTGA
- a CDS encoding ATP-dependent helicase: protein MTSAPSGSPLLSQLNETQAQAADHFTGPALVIAGAGSGKTRTLIYRIAHLIEQYGVQPGEILAVTFTNKAAAEMRERASHLVPGAGDLWMSTFHSAGVRILRAYGEHIGLKRGFVIYDDDDQSDILKEIMGSIPGVGPDTTPRTLRGILDRAKSNLLTPDDLARSGDPYISGLPREVAAEVYRRYEARKRSQNAIDFGDLITETVRLFREVPGVLDKVQNRARFIHVDEYQDTNKAQYELTRLLASRDRNLLVVGDPDQSIYKFRGADIQNILDFQKDYPDAKVYMLEHNYRSSASVLKIANKLIENNTERLDKTLKPVKDAGAPVAFHRATDHRAEGDFVAQWITRLHGEDRPLTEMAVLYRTNAQSRVIEESLRRGGIAAKIVGGVGFYDRREIRDILAYARLAINPADDVALRRIIGRPKRGIGDTALEKMMAWAQTHGKTLLEACARAVEDNILDRGAQKPVEFAALLSAMSEAAENYEPAPFFRFVIETSGYLDLLRQEGQEGQIRMENLDELVNAAEEWSRENEGGVHDFLDDAALLSSVDDMRTKKENRDVPEDAVTLMTLHNAKGLEFPVVFIVGTEEGLLPSRGALTEGPGAIEEERRLFYVGITRAMERLFLTAAENRMQFGKTNAAEDSRFLEEIGGEFDTIDAYGQNVEYRAKSWKTYRPTVPTTGAGGGYSSPVKNTSPLTADMAYRGGEKVSHPKFGEGQVLAVSGVGDRQEVTVHFPSAGTKKLLVKFANLSKV from the coding sequence ATGACTTCCGCGCCCTCAGGTTCCCCGCTGCTCTCGCAGCTCAACGAAACGCAGGCGCAGGCCGCCGACCACTTCACCGGCCCCGCGCTCGTGATCGCGGGCGCGGGCAGCGGCAAGACGCGCACGCTGATCTACCGCATCGCGCACCTCATCGAGCAGTACGGCGTGCAGCCCGGCGAGATCCTGGCCGTGACCTTTACCAACAAGGCAGCAGCCGAGATGCGCGAGCGGGCCAGCCATCTCGTGCCCGGCGCGGGTGACCTGTGGATGAGCACCTTCCATAGCGCGGGCGTACGCATCCTGCGGGCCTACGGCGAGCACATCGGTTTGAAGCGCGGGTTCGTGATCTATGACGACGACGACCAGTCCGACATCCTCAAGGAGATCATGGGAAGCATTCCTGGGGTCGGGCCAGACACTACCCCCCGCACCCTGCGCGGGATTTTGGACCGCGCCAAGAGCAACCTGCTGACCCCCGACGATCTCGCCCGCAGCGGCGATCCGTACATCTCGGGCCTGCCGCGCGAGGTGGCAGCCGAGGTGTACCGCCGCTACGAGGCGCGCAAACGCAGCCAGAACGCCATCGATTTTGGCGACCTGATCACCGAGACGGTGCGGCTGTTCCGCGAGGTGCCGGGCGTGCTCGACAAGGTGCAGAACCGCGCAAGGTTCATCCACGTGGACGAGTACCAGGACACCAACAAGGCGCAGTACGAACTCACGCGACTGCTCGCCTCGCGCGACCGCAACCTGCTGGTCGTGGGCGACCCCGACCAGTCGATCTACAAATTTCGCGGCGCCGACATCCAGAACATCCTCGACTTCCAGAAGGACTACCCCGACGCCAAGGTCTACATGCTGGAGCACAATTACCGCTCGAGCGCCAGCGTCCTGAAGATCGCCAACAAGCTCATCGAGAACAACACCGAGCGCCTGGACAAGACCCTCAAGCCGGTGAAGGACGCGGGCGCGCCGGTCGCCTTTCACCGCGCGACCGACCACCGCGCCGAGGGCGATTTCGTGGCGCAGTGGATCACGCGTCTGCACGGAGAGGACCGCCCCCTGACCGAGATGGCCGTGCTGTACCGCACCAACGCCCAGTCGCGCGTGATCGAGGAATCGCTGCGCCGAGGCGGCATCGCGGCCAAGATCGTGGGCGGCGTGGGCTTCTACGATCGCCGCGAGATCCGGGATATCCTGGCCTACGCCCGGCTGGCGATCAATCCGGCCGACGACGTGGCCCTGCGCCGCATCATCGGGCGGCCCAAGCGCGGCATCGGAGACACGGCGCTGGAAAAAATGATGGCCTGGGCCCAGACGCACGGCAAGACGCTGCTGGAAGCCTGTGCCCGCGCCGTAGAGGACAACATCCTGGACCGCGGCGCCCAGAAGCCGGTCGAGTTCGCCGCCCTGCTGAGCGCCATGAGTGAAGCGGCCGAGAACTACGAACCCGCACCGTTCTTCCGTTTCGTGATCGAGACGAGCGGGTATCTGGACCTGCTGCGCCAGGAGGGGCAGGAGGGGCAGATACGCATGGAGAACCTCGACGAACTCGTGAACGCGGCTGAGGAATGGTCGCGCGAGAACGAGGGCGGCGTCCACGACTTTCTCGACGACGCGGCCCTGCTGTCGAGCGTGGACGACATGCGCACGAAAAAGGAGAACCGGGACGTGCCCGAGGACGCCGTCACCCTCATGACCCTGCACAACGCCAAGGGCCTGGAGTTCCCGGTGGTGTTCATCGTGGGAACCGAAGAAGGCCTGCTGCCCAGCCGGGGCGCCCTGACCGAGGGGCCGGGCGCCATTGAGGAGGAACGGCGGCTGTTCTACGTGGGCATCACGCGGGCGATGGAGAGGCTGTTCCTGACGGCAGCCGAGAACCGCATGCAGTTCGGCAAGACGAACGCCGCCGAGGACAGCCGCTTTCTCGAGGAGATCGGCGGCGAGTTCGACACCATCGACGCCTACGGCCAGAACGTCGAGTACCGCGCCAAGAGCTGGAAGACCTATCGCCCAACGGTCCCGACGACGGGCGCAGGTGGGGGCTACAGCAGCCCGGTCAAGAACACCAGCCCCCTCACCGCCGACATGGCCTACCGGGGCGGCGAGAAGGTCAGCCACCCCAAGTTCGGCGAGGGACAGGTGCTCGCGGTGTCGGGCGTGGGCGATCGCCAGGAGGTCACGGTGCATTTTCCGAGTGCGGGCACGAAGAAGCTGCTCGTGAAGTTCGCCAATCTCAGCAAGGTGTAG